AGACGTTTTCGATTTACGAGCGTATTGATCAAAGAAGATTTTCCTACGTTGGAACGCCCCGCAAATGCAATCTCCGGCAAGCCGTCGGAAGGATATTGGTTCGGCTTGACAGCGCTTTTGACGAATTCAGCGGTTTTAATCATCATGGTTAATTCTTGATACTTGATGCTGGATATAAGGCATTCGTCACACGAGATTTGCTGTCAAGAGCCTAAAATCCGGGATCGTAATCGTTCTGCCACAAAGCCGCGAAGGCACGAAGGTTGAAATAGAAGTCTTTTGCAAATGATTCAGGTATAGATTTCCTTCATTATGATTAAGGGTTAAAATTCAATCTCTTTATTTGTGACTTTGTGTCTTTGTGGCTGAAAAGTTATCCAAGATCTAATTTTGTTTTAAATACGTTTCCAGCCGGTCCATTCCTTCGGCGATGTTTTCTATGGAGTTTGCGTAGGAAAACCTAAGGTATCCTTCACCGTTTTTGCCAAAGGCGATGCCGGGTGTGACCCCAACATGGGCCTTTTCCAGAATGTCAAAAGCCAGTTTATAGGAATCGCCCGAAATGTGCTTGGCATTGGCAAACACATAGAATGCTCCGGTGGGTTCAACGGTAATGCCAAGACCCATATTTTTCAGGCGGCGAATCATATATTGTCTGCGCTCATTATAAATCTGCTTCATTCGCAAAATGTCGTTTCCGGCCTGTTTGAGGGCGGCGATTCCGGCCATCTGGATCATAGCGTTGGCGGAGATGAAAAAGTTTTGTTGAACCTTTTGAATGGGCCGAATAAAGTGCTCCGGCGCAATCAGGTACCCTAGCCGCAATCCGGTCATGGCGTAAAGCTTTGAGAACCCGTTGAACACAATGGCATTTTCCACAAACTCCAGAATAGAGTGTTCTTTTCCTTCATAAACCAGACCATGATAAATTTCATCTGAAACAATGTAAATAGAGTCAGAACTTGAAGCCAGATCGGCAATCGCTTGCATGCGGGTTGCCGACAGAAGGTTTCCGGTTGGGTTTGAGGGGGAGTTGATAAATATCGCCCTGGTTTTGTCTGTTATCTTATCCTTTATCGCCGAAGGTCTATACTGAAAGCCGTCTTCTTCAAACACGGGAACGGTAACCGGGACGCCCTGGACAAACCTGATGAAATTGGGATAGCAGGCGTAATGAGGGTCTGAAATGATGACCTGGTCGCCTTTTTCCAGAAGCACTGAAAACATGACAAACATGGCAGGAGAGGTGCCTGAAGACACGACGATTCGATTCGGATTTATCGAGACATTATAGGTTGCAAAATAGTGTTCACAGATTGCCTCCCGAAGTTCCGGCATTCCCAGGCTGTGAGTATAATGGGTGTGGCCGTCCGCAAGAGCCTTGCAGGCCGCCGCCTTGATGCATTGGGGTGTATCAAAATCAGGCTCTCCGACCTCAAGGTGGACGACATGGATCCTCCGGCGCTCCATTTCATGGGCCCTTTCAAGAACATCCATGACGATAAACGGGGTCATTTCCTGTGTTCGTTTTGAAATCATTTGTTTATATTACCTTGTTCAGCGGATATTCGATAATACC
The Candidatus Desulfatibia profunda genome window above contains:
- a CDS encoding pyridoxal phosphate-dependent aminotransferase — translated: MISKRTQEMTPFIVMDVLERAHEMERRRIHVVHLEVGEPDFDTPQCIKAAACKALADGHTHYTHSLGMPELREAICEHYFATYNVSINPNRIVVSSGTSPAMFVMFSVLLEKGDQVIISDPHYACYPNFIRFVQGVPVTVPVFEEDGFQYRPSAIKDKITDKTRAIFINSPSNPTGNLLSATRMQAIADLASSSDSIYIVSDEIYHGLVYEGKEHSILEFVENAIVFNGFSKLYAMTGLRLGYLIAPEHFIRPIQKVQQNFFISANAMIQMAGIAALKQAGNDILRMKQIYNERRQYMIRRLKNMGLGITVEPTGAFYVFANAKHISGDSYKLAFDILEKAHVGVTPGIAFGKNGEGYLRFSYANSIENIAEGMDRLETYLKQN